A window of the Paenibacillus woosongensis genome harbors these coding sequences:
- a CDS encoding alpha/beta hydrolase produces MATIQVNFFSKCLRREVTFNALLPLDSPVIPGQTEEEHRIKPLKTLYLLHGYSGSHGDWLSYSRIRELSDKHKIAVIMPSGENHFYVDDEDLGALYGEFVGKELVEFTRTLLPLSTDREDTYIGGLSMGGYGAIRNGLKYASHFSRILALSSAILPYKIANAAPDFKDGIADYKYFRRVFGDLDQLLGSDKDPEALVMRLKESGEPIPQIYMACGTEDFLLDVNQRFRDFLVRENVPLTYVERAGAHTWDFWSEYIVYAIEWALGNNPNT; encoded by the coding sequence ATGGCGACGATACAAGTTAACTTTTTCTCCAAGTGTCTGCGCAGAGAAGTGACATTTAATGCTCTATTGCCGCTGGATTCCCCGGTTATTCCTGGGCAGACGGAGGAAGAGCATAGAATCAAGCCGCTCAAGACGTTGTATCTGCTTCATGGGTATTCAGGCAGTCACGGGGACTGGCTAAGCTATTCGAGAATCCGTGAGCTGTCGGACAAACATAAAATCGCTGTGATTATGCCGTCCGGGGAAAACCACTTTTATGTAGACGACGAAGATCTGGGCGCGCTTTACGGGGAGTTTGTAGGCAAGGAGCTGGTAGAGTTTACGCGAACGCTGCTCCCGCTTTCTACGGACCGGGAAGATACCTATATCGGCGGCTTGTCGATGGGGGGTTACGGAGCTATTCGAAACGGCTTGAAATACGCAAGCCATTTCAGTAGAATCCTTGCGCTGTCATCGGCGATTCTTCCTTATAAAATCGCAAACGCTGCTCCAGATTTCAAGGACGGTATTGCCGATTATAAATATTTCCGACGGGTGTTCGGCGATTTGGATCAACTCCTCGGAAGCGATAAAGATCCCGAAGCGCTTGTTATGCGCCTGAAGGAATCGGGCGAGCCTATTCCTCAAATTTATATGGCTTGCGGCACGGAAGACTTCTTGTTGGATGTCAACCAGCGATTCCGCGATTTCCTAGTACGGGAGAATGTTCCGCTTACTTACGTGGAAAGAGCGGGTGCCCACACCTGGGATTTTTGGAGTGAATATATCGTGTATGCCATAGAATGGGCTCTGGGGAATAACCCCAACACATAA
- a CDS encoding carbohydrate ABC transporter permease: MDTHRRGSTVKNILLYLLLLVFLTPFLMIIMNSFKTTQQFVENPLSFPESLRFENYVSAYHNMDFLNSFLNSMIITVVAVLLILFFSAMTGYLFVRFKWKLNSIIFFAMLASMALPFQVIMIPLVMLYGNMDLLDMKTTLFFMYLGFGVPFGVFTFHGFIKGVPFELEESAFIEGSSRLRTFFQIVLPLLKPVFVTLMVLDVLWIWNDYLLPSLVLLSPSQKTLPLSTYNFFSSYAVDFAPLMAGLIMTIIPVLILYLFLQKHIIKGITEGALK, encoded by the coding sequence ATGGATACACATCGCAGAGGCTCAACGGTTAAAAACATACTATTGTATCTGCTGCTGCTCGTTTTTTTAACTCCATTTTTGATGATTATCATGAACTCTTTCAAAACGACGCAGCAGTTCGTTGAAAATCCGTTATCTTTCCCGGAAAGCTTAAGGTTTGAAAACTATGTCAGCGCTTATCATAACATGGATTTTCTGAACAGTTTTTTGAATTCCATGATTATTACAGTGGTTGCCGTACTGTTGATCCTGTTTTTTTCCGCGATGACAGGGTATCTGTTCGTTCGGTTTAAATGGAAGCTGAACTCCATTATTTTTTTCGCGATGCTGGCCTCAATGGCCCTGCCTTTTCAGGTAATCATGATTCCGCTGGTGATGCTGTACGGCAATATGGATCTGCTGGATATGAAAACAACGTTGTTTTTCATGTATTTAGGTTTTGGTGTTCCATTTGGCGTGTTTACTTTCCATGGTTTCATCAAAGGGGTTCCTTTCGAGTTGGAAGAGTCAGCATTCATCGAGGGCAGCTCCAGGCTTCGGACCTTTTTTCAAATTGTTTTGCCGCTGTTAAAGCCTGTTTTCGTAACGCTAATGGTGCTCGATGTGCTGTGGATCTGGAACGACTACTTGCTGCCAAGCCTGGTTCTCTTATCGCCGTCACAGAAGACGCTGCCTCTCTCCACTTATAATTTCTTCTCGTCGTATGCTGTGGATTTTGCTCCATTGATGGCAGGATTAATTATGACAATTATTCCAGTTCTCATATTGTATCTATTCTTGCAGAAGCATATTATTAAAGGAATTACGGAGGGTGCTCTGAAGTAA
- the gtfA gene encoding sucrose phosphorylase — protein MAIKNQVQLITYPDSMGGDLKTLNQMLTTHFADIFEGGIHILPPFPSSGDRGFAPLTYLEIEPSFGTWDEIREIGEKFDVLLDLMVNHISRQSPYFQDFLAKGRDSQYADLFLTLDKVWEDGEPVQADIDQMFLRRPQPYSTFQIGKDGKEEKVWTTFGKTDPSEQIDLDIQSPLTRRLFEEFFENFKKQNVKIVRLDAVGYVIKKLGTSCFFVEPEIYKFLDWVKELADSYDIELLPEVHAHYSTQFKLAEHGCWIYDFILPYRVLEALINRSSAELNQYLKIRPHKQFTMLDCHDGIPVKPDLDDLIDTTEARKLVDVCLERGSNLSLILSDEHKAADGFDVHQIRCSYYSVLNHDDDAYMAARAIQFFAPGIPQVYYVGLLAGENDMERVQETGEGREINRHNYTVEEIEQALEKDVVQRLLKLIRFRNSYDAFNGEFRVLDSPDDEIRLQWQKGEKSCELTINLKTYRSVIKYADDMNHTVEYIV, from the coding sequence ATGGCTATTAAGAACCAAGTACAACTTATTACGTATCCGGATTCCATGGGCGGGGATTTAAAAACACTGAATCAGATGTTAACCACGCACTTTGCAGATATTTTTGAGGGTGGCATTCACATTCTTCCTCCATTTCCCTCCTCTGGGGATCGGGGCTTTGCCCCATTGACCTATCTGGAAATCGAGCCAAGCTTTGGCACATGGGACGAGATCCGGGAGATTGGGGAGAAGTTTGATGTTTTGCTTGATCTAATGGTCAATCATATATCAAGACAGTCGCCCTATTTTCAAGACTTCCTCGCCAAGGGGCGCGACTCGCAGTATGCCGATCTCTTTCTGACTCTGGACAAGGTTTGGGAGGATGGCGAACCGGTACAGGCTGATATTGATCAAATGTTTTTGCGCCGCCCGCAACCCTATTCGACCTTCCAAATCGGGAAGGATGGCAAAGAAGAAAAGGTATGGACGACGTTTGGTAAAACAGATCCTTCCGAGCAAATCGACCTGGATATCCAGTCCCCACTGACGCGGCGGCTGTTTGAAGAGTTTTTTGAAAATTTCAAGAAACAAAATGTCAAGATTGTCAGGCTCGACGCTGTCGGCTATGTCATTAAGAAGCTGGGAACCAGCTGCTTTTTCGTTGAGCCGGAAATCTATAAGTTCCTCGACTGGGTCAAGGAGCTCGCTGATTCGTATGACATTGAATTGCTGCCGGAAGTGCATGCGCATTACTCCACCCAATTCAAACTTGCCGAGCATGGCTGCTGGATTTACGATTTTATTTTGCCTTATCGGGTTCTAGAAGCTTTGATCAACCGTTCGAGCGCGGAGCTTAACCAATACCTGAAGATTCGCCCGCATAAGCAGTTCACAATGTTAGATTGCCATGACGGCATTCCTGTGAAGCCGGACCTGGATGATCTTATCGATACAACGGAAGCAAGAAAGCTGGTGGACGTCTGTCTGGAAAGAGGCTCCAATCTAAGCCTGATTCTATCGGATGAGCATAAGGCGGCAGATGGGTTTGATGTCCATCAAATTCGCTGCAGCTATTATAGTGTCCTTAATCATGATGATGACGCCTATATGGCGGCAAGAGCCATTCAATTTTTTGCCCCGGGCATTCCGCAGGTATATTATGTAGGGTTGCTGGCTGGCGAAAACGATATGGAGCGAGTTCAAGAGACTGGCGAAGGGCGCGAAATCAACCGGCACAATTATACCGTGGAGGAAATTGAACAGGCCTTGGAAAAAGATGTTGTTCAACGATTGCTGAAGCTGATTCGTTTCCGTAATTCGTATGATGCCTTTAACGGGGAGTTCCGTGTGCTGGATTCGCCAGATGATGAAATTCGTCTTCAGTGGCAAAAGGGCGAGAAAAGCTGTGAGCTGACGATTAATCTGAAAACCTACCGTTCCGTGATCAAGTACGCAGATGACATGAATCATACAGTTGAGTATATTGTCTGA
- a CDS encoding alpha/beta hydrolase → MDFINRVAPELRKGLESVPVFSLPEDLQMMREQPRKPVQSEHVHIKKRWITGADHQEMLVNIYEPIHRASKELPALLWLHGGGYVMGHPDIDDIICISFAEKTGCVVVCPDYRLAPEHPFPAGINDCYKALVWMVQAAEELGIDTTRIAVAGASAGGGLTAALTLMARDKGGPAICFQMPLYPMIDHRNETPSSYEITHPAVWNRHNNLEAWKMYLGEEEKDEVKISPYAAPFWAKSFEGLPPTYTCVGQLDPFRDETIQYVARLAQAGVDVEFQLYPGGYHAFEYTVPDAEISRRTKDGYIQALARAFNAAT, encoded by the coding sequence ATGGATTTTATCAATAGAGTAGCTCCAGAGTTGCGGAAGGGATTGGAAAGTGTTCCTGTCTTCAGCCTCCCCGAAGATTTGCAAATGATGCGAGAACAACCTCGGAAGCCCGTACAATCCGAGCATGTCCACATCAAGAAACGCTGGATAACCGGTGCGGATCATCAGGAGATGCTTGTAAATATATATGAGCCGATTCACAGAGCCAGCAAGGAATTGCCTGCGCTTCTATGGCTTCATGGCGGAGGATATGTCATGGGGCATCCGGATATAGATGACATCATTTGTATCAGCTTTGCAGAGAAGACCGGTTGCGTCGTTGTATGCCCGGATTATCGGCTTGCCCCGGAGCATCCATTTCCGGCGGGGATCAATGATTGTTACAAGGCATTGGTCTGGATGGTACAAGCAGCTGAAGAATTGGGCATCGACACTACCCGTATCGCGGTCGCCGGCGCTAGTGCTGGTGGAGGCTTGACGGCAGCATTAACCCTGATGGCACGGGATAAAGGAGGTCCGGCCATTTGCTTCCAAATGCCGCTATACCCGATGATAGACCATCGTAACGAGACCCCTTCGAGTTATGAGATTACCCATCCCGCGGTGTGGAATAGACACAATAATTTGGAAGCATGGAAAATGTATCTTGGTGAAGAGGAAAAAGATGAGGTGAAAATATCGCCGTATGCCGCCCCGTTTTGGGCGAAAAGTTTCGAAGGTTTGCCTCCGACCTATACGTGCGTAGGACAGCTGGATCCATTTCGCGATGAGACGATCCAATATGTTGCACGGCTTGCCCAGGCTGGCGTTGATGTAGAATTTCAACTCTATCCAGGAGGCTATCATGCCTTCGAATATACAGTTCCGGACGCGGAGATCAGCAGGCGTACAAAAGATGGGTATATTCAGGCACTGGCGAGGGCATTTAACGCCGCCACATAA
- a CDS encoding nucleoside hydrolase, producing MKPVIMDVDTGIDDALAIAYAARSPELELIALTTCFGNISAQEATRNSLYVLEKLGKSIPVYEGAELPVSGSLKKAYARHIHGQDGLGNTLREEPQGHKAELAAADYIIRQVKERPQEMTIIAVGPLTNLALAIEKAPDIIPLIGEVVVMGGAVTVPGNVTPYGEANIVADPEAAAAVFASGVRLTLVGLDVTMQTLLSSGPLQKWRRSGGELGGWLAEMTEFYIGAYEARFPGIGGCGLHDPLAVGVAIDRSFVSSERMRVAVVTEGEAAGQTVGSVEGEPRIEVCTKVDADRFLQHFLSRVI from the coding sequence ATGAAACCGGTCATTATGGATGTAGATACAGGCATCGATGACGCCTTGGCTATCGCTTACGCAGCTCGCTCTCCTGAACTGGAGCTCATCGCACTCACGACCTGCTTCGGGAATATTTCCGCTCAGGAGGCTACGCGAAATTCTCTGTACGTGCTGGAGAAGCTGGGCAAGTCTATTCCTGTATACGAAGGAGCGGAGCTACCGGTAAGCGGCAGTCTGAAAAAAGCCTACGCCAGGCATATTCACGGGCAGGACGGGCTCGGCAATACGCTCCGGGAAGAGCCCCAAGGCCATAAAGCCGAGCTGGCAGCGGCCGACTATATCATTCGGCAGGTGAAGGAGCGGCCGCAAGAGATGACGATTATTGCCGTAGGGCCGCTGACCAATCTGGCGCTGGCGATCGAGAAGGCGCCGGATATTATCCCGCTGATTGGCGAAGTTGTCGTCATGGGCGGAGCGGTGACCGTCCCCGGCAACGTTACGCCGTACGGCGAGGCGAATATCGTGGCCGATCCGGAGGCGGCTGCGGCCGTCTTCGCGTCAGGCGTACGGCTGACGCTGGTCGGGCTGGACGTGACGATGCAGACGCTGCTGTCCAGCGGGCCTTTGCAGAAATGGCGCCGTTCCGGCGGTGAGCTGGGAGGATGGCTTGCGGAGATGACGGAGTTCTACATCGGCGCTTATGAGGCGCGCTTTCCCGGCATCGGCGGCTGCGGATTGCATGATCCGCTTGCCGTAGGTGTGGCGATAGATCGGAGTTTTGTGTCATCCGAACGAATGCGGGTTGCCGTTGTTACCGAAGGAGAAGCCGCAGGCCAAACGGTAGGATCGGTTGAAGGTGAACCGAGAATCGAAGTATGTACGAAAGTAGACGCTGATCGCTTCCTGCAGCATTTTTTAAGTCGTGTTATATAA
- a CDS encoding ABC transporter substrate-binding protein gives MKKFKGIRWTAMLCLVLVISMLTACSTGNTSSTGNSQQEGGQSSQAAKNVKLTFFNTSAEVNTVFEELFKKYHELNPNVTIELIPTPIGGAQIQKFQSLLASGNPATIANLDAGTILQYKDKFLDLEPEKAKYEELTKEGAVEGALLDGKFLGIPWSAQGYGLLYNKRVVEEVIGGPFDPSTIQTRDALEELFKKIEAAGKAPVMVHGADWSLGAHYLGLTYSLQSDNVDENRKFVDSLMDGSATLADNPQFNGLIDTFDLLKKYNARKNDPLVADYNKDSADFAKGDAAFYFMGDWTWAVIGTLENRDEEFGLIPVPISNNPEDFGNTQVAYSQPKLFAIDDSGSSAEQQEAAKAFLEWLVTSQEGQEAIVSQMGLALPYKDVKVTSTNVISNAVEQYVDQGKVINIGVINYLPQDYWSMTGASMQKYLSGIIDRNALAGEVQAYWTDQARK, from the coding sequence TTGAAGAAATTTAAGGGTATCAGATGGACGGCAATGCTATGCTTGGTCTTGGTGATTTCTATGTTAACGGCTTGTTCTACTGGCAATACGTCATCCACCGGCAACAGTCAACAGGAAGGGGGACAAAGTTCTCAAGCCGCTAAAAATGTTAAGCTTACGTTTTTTAACACCTCAGCGGAAGTAAATACGGTGTTTGAGGAATTGTTCAAGAAATATCACGAACTAAATCCAAATGTAACGATCGAATTGATTCCGACGCCAATCGGCGGCGCCCAAATTCAGAAGTTCCAATCTTTGCTGGCGTCCGGCAATCCGGCAACCATTGCCAACCTGGATGCGGGAACGATTTTGCAATATAAAGATAAGTTCCTGGATTTAGAGCCGGAGAAAGCGAAATACGAAGAGTTGACGAAAGAAGGAGCTGTAGAAGGAGCTCTGCTGGATGGAAAATTCCTTGGTATTCCTTGGTCAGCTCAAGGTTATGGACTGCTGTATAATAAGCGGGTCGTCGAAGAAGTGATCGGAGGACCATTCGATCCATCTACGATCCAAACCCGGGATGCACTGGAAGAGCTGTTCAAGAAAATTGAAGCTGCCGGTAAAGCGCCAGTTATGGTCCATGGGGCAGATTGGTCTTTGGGCGCTCATTATCTAGGTCTGACTTATTCGTTGCAATCCGATAACGTAGACGAAAATCGCAAGTTCGTAGATAGCCTGATGGATGGCTCCGCTACGCTTGCGGATAACCCGCAATTCAATGGTCTGATCGATACCTTTGATTTGTTAAAGAAATACAATGCAAGAAAGAATGACCCGCTTGTTGCAGACTACAATAAAGATAGCGCTGACTTCGCCAAAGGGGATGCAGCTTTCTATTTCATGGGAGACTGGACTTGGGCGGTTATCGGAACATTGGAGAACCGTGATGAAGAATTCGGCTTAATTCCAGTTCCAATCAGCAACAACCCTGAAGATTTCGGTAACACTCAAGTAGCGTACAGCCAGCCTAAGTTGTTCGCGATTGATGATTCAGGTTCTTCCGCAGAGCAGCAAGAAGCAGCCAAAGCATTTCTTGAGTGGCTGGTGACCAGCCAAGAGGGTCAAGAGGCTATTGTCAGTCAAATGGGATTGGCCCTGCCTTACAAGGATGTAAAAGTAACAAGCACAAATGTGATCTCCAATGCGGTTGAGCAATACGTAGACCAAGGGAAAGTGATCAACATTGGAGTAATCAACTATCTGCCGCAAGATTACTGGTCTATGACGGGAGCATCGATGCAGAAATATCTGTCTGGCATCATTGACCGCAACGCGCTTGCAGGGGAAGTACAGGCTTATTGGACAGACCAAGCACGTAAATAA
- a CDS encoding LacI family DNA-binding transcriptional regulator — protein MPKIEDVAKKAGVSVTTVSRVLNNRGYISEKTRVKVNQAIEELNYQPNEMARALFRRKSNMIGLIIPAVSHPFFSELTYHLEHYADQQGYKLLLCNSNRDVAKELQYIDMLKKNQVDAIIMGSAVLDVQHYLNLNLPIISFDRTIADDIPIVASDNFMGGKLAARLLLDNGCQNPAYLYRGIDGPHHQALLASERAKGFEEEFLAIGTKPVHLQLEVNRGEDSEPDNEIIRFLQQHPEVDGIFASSDFIAAEVLQVCHQLKRSIPDEIKIIGYDDVKIASLVSPRLSTIRQPIREMSKCSIDLIVRQINGEVVPKINVFPVSLIERETT, from the coding sequence ATGCCCAAAATTGAAGATGTGGCTAAAAAGGCAGGAGTTTCTGTCACGACGGTTTCCCGAGTGCTTAATAATAGAGGCTATATTAGCGAGAAGACAAGAGTTAAGGTAAATCAGGCCATAGAGGAGCTTAATTATCAACCTAATGAAATGGCTCGGGCTTTGTTTAGAAGAAAATCGAATATGATCGGCCTTATTATTCCTGCTGTATCGCATCCTTTTTTTAGCGAGCTGACCTATCATCTTGAGCACTATGCCGATCAGCAGGGATACAAATTGTTATTGTGCAATTCGAACCGGGACGTCGCTAAAGAGCTTCAATATATCGATATGCTGAAGAAGAACCAGGTCGATGCCATTATTATGGGAAGCGCAGTATTGGATGTCCAGCACTATTTGAATTTGAATTTACCAATCATTTCATTTGACCGCACCATAGCTGATGACATTCCCATTGTAGCCTCTGATAACTTCATGGGAGGCAAGCTTGCGGCAAGATTACTTCTGGACAATGGCTGCCAGAATCCGGCCTACCTTTATCGAGGGATTGATGGGCCGCATCACCAAGCTTTGTTGGCTAGCGAAAGGGCGAAGGGTTTTGAAGAAGAATTTCTCGCTATTGGAACGAAACCTGTCCATTTGCAATTGGAGGTAAATAGGGGGGAGGATTCCGAACCCGACAATGAAATCATTCGTTTCCTGCAGCAGCATCCGGAAGTGGATGGTATATTTGCCAGCAGTGACTTTATTGCCGCCGAGGTGCTCCAGGTCTGCCATCAATTAAAAAGGAGCATTCCAGACGAAATTAAAATCATTGGATACGATGATGTTAAAATAGCCTCGTTAGTTTCTCCCCGGCTCAGTACGATCAGGCAGCCGATTAGGGAAATGAGCAAATGTAGTATTGATTTGATCGTTAGGCAAATTAACGGGGAAGTCGTGCCTAAGATCAATGTGTTTCCCGTTTCCTTGATTGAGAGAGAAACGACTTAA
- a CDS encoding carbohydrate kinase family protein, giving the protein MFDLDDNIPLGDKSNDLLAVGELLIDMISNEYDDGSFECDGYTKFSGGAPSNIAINVNRLGIRSEIVSAVGNDGFGTFLLRRLQQEGMDTKGIQRVDASTSLVVVTKSRTTPVPIFYRDADYQMIFDDSLEQRIANSKIVHFSCWPISRTPARHTLEKVIEEARTQGLLIGFDPNYHPMIWQRGEDGAQYVKSIISMVDVIKPSEDDAERLFGKDEPVKQLEKFLELGAKLVIMTLGKDGAIVSNGRETLTFDSLATEVVDTTGAGDAFWSGFYAALIKGHSIREALHLGFAVSAYKLRYTGAVVRLPRLDVIKEQFSL; this is encoded by the coding sequence ATGTTTGATTTAGACGATAACATTCCGCTAGGAGATAAATCCAATGATTTACTAGCGGTAGGGGAACTGCTTATTGATATGATTTCCAATGAATACGACGATGGCAGCTTCGAGTGCGATGGATATACGAAGTTTTCCGGAGGAGCTCCCTCCAACATCGCGATCAATGTTAATCGGTTAGGTATTCGTTCCGAAATCGTCTCCGCGGTAGGGAATGATGGTTTTGGAACATTCCTTCTGCGGCGATTGCAGCAAGAAGGAATGGACACCAAGGGCATACAGAGGGTGGATGCTTCCACGAGCCTGGTGGTGGTTACTAAAAGCAGGACGACCCCGGTCCCCATTTTTTATCGCGACGCAGATTATCAAATGATATTCGATGACTCGCTGGAGCAAAGGATAGCCAACTCTAAAATCGTTCACTTTTCCTGTTGGCCCATCTCCCGAACCCCGGCGCGGCACACGCTTGAAAAGGTAATCGAAGAAGCCCGCACTCAAGGTCTGCTCATCGGCTTTGATCCGAATTATCATCCGATGATTTGGCAGCGGGGCGAGGATGGGGCGCAATATGTTAAATCCATCATATCTATGGTGGATGTGATTAAGCCATCGGAGGATGATGCTGAACGCTTGTTTGGGAAAGATGAACCCGTCAAACAATTGGAGAAATTTCTTGAATTAGGCGCGAAGCTTGTCATTATGACTTTGGGTAAGGATGGGGCCATTGTATCCAATGGCAGGGAGACGCTCACATTTGACTCTTTAGCTACCGAGGTCGTGGACACGACAGGAGCCGGGGATGCGTTCTGGTCTGGATTTTATGCGGCATTAATCAAGGGCCACAGCATCAGGGAGGCGCTTCATCTTGGATTTGCAGTCAGTGCGTACAAGTTAAGATATACGGGTGCAGTGGTGCGTTTGCCGAGGCTGGATGTTATTAAAGAACAATTTAGTTTGTAG
- a CDS encoding ABC transporter substrate-binding protein: MRRFLAMLLVGIVIMTLVACGGNNTQTNGQPADPDKKGQEISGEITVFGWGGGEELQSRKEATKIFKKLYPGVKVNEIWLPADNIDVKLDAALAAGNAGDVIMMSPDWKGLRSKWFEDLNPYIERDNLDLESLLTQGVDGGYVDSDGKREGMPTTASDFMIAYNKEIFDKAGVPYPTNEWTWDEFAEISKQVSSGEGANRVYGIVSHWILQSLAPFVYGGAPYNEDWTKQTLDDPNTIKGYQLFGDLVKAGAMPDDAAAKSMPMDQMFAAGKAAMYPMGLFEASTIAKNVGNNFEWGIVMPPKDPSGKTVNIKFQTGFAMNQASKNKEAAWAYIKTVSLNKEVGDLYSKVNLPAAKEAAESTFVNMKIENTDISMLDFVTGLQDAITFPWGGAISKAGDLYAQMWQQVTIQGKSAEEAAKEYASQIQSAFDSIHQNRK; this comes from the coding sequence ATGAGAAGATTTTTGGCAATGTTGTTGGTCGGGATTGTAATCATGACCCTCGTGGCATGTGGGGGGAATAACACGCAGACGAATGGCCAGCCGGCCGATCCGGATAAGAAGGGTCAGGAGATTTCTGGGGAAATCACGGTATTTGGATGGGGTGGCGGGGAAGAGCTTCAGAGCCGGAAGGAAGCCACCAAAATTTTCAAAAAGCTGTATCCAGGGGTGAAAGTGAATGAAATTTGGCTGCCGGCGGATAACATTGACGTGAAGCTGGATGCGGCTTTGGCCGCAGGGAATGCGGGCGATGTCATCATGATGTCTCCTGACTGGAAGGGGCTTCGCTCTAAATGGTTTGAAGATTTGAATCCTTATATCGAGCGGGATAACCTGGATCTCGAGTCTCTGCTCACGCAAGGGGTTGACGGGGGGTATGTAGATTCCGATGGAAAAAGGGAAGGAATGCCGACCACAGCCTCCGATTTTATGATTGCATATAACAAGGAAATTTTTGATAAAGCCGGTGTGCCGTATCCGACAAATGAATGGACCTGGGATGAATTCGCGGAGATTTCCAAACAAGTATCTTCAGGAGAAGGGGCAAACCGGGTTTACGGCATCGTGTCACACTGGATTCTGCAGAGCTTGGCACCGTTTGTGTACGGTGGAGCGCCGTATAACGAAGATTGGACGAAGCAGACATTAGATGACCCGAATACGATTAAAGGTTACCAATTGTTTGGCGACCTCGTTAAGGCCGGGGCGATGCCGGATGATGCCGCTGCCAAGAGCATGCCGATGGACCAGATGTTCGCGGCTGGAAAAGCAGCCATGTACCCGATGGGCTTGTTTGAAGCATCAACGATCGCAAAAAATGTCGGAAACAACTTTGAATGGGGGATCGTGATGCCTCCGAAAGACCCGTCGGGGAAAACCGTGAACATTAAATTCCAAACAGGATTCGCGATGAACCAGGCCTCCAAGAACAAAGAAGCGGCGTGGGCTTATATTAAGACGGTGTCTCTGAATAAAGAAGTCGGCGATTTGTACAGCAAAGTAAACCTTCCTGCAGCCAAGGAAGCAGCCGAAAGCACATTTGTAAACATGAAGATTGAAAATACAGATATCTCCATGCTGGATTTTGTGACAGGGCTGCAGGATGCCATTACCTTCCCTTGGGGAGGCGCGATATCCAAAGCGGGAGACCTGTATGCGCAAATGTGGCAGCAGGTGACGATTCAGGGCAAATCGGCTGAAGAAGCGGCGAAGGAATATGCATCGCAAATTCAATCCGCCTTTGATTCCATCCATCAGAACAGGAAGTAA
- a CDS encoding carbohydrate ABC transporter permease translates to MIKKNFLRNTGTFLVFGGPSIFAFIAVIVIPFFVGLYLTFTSWDVRTADTAYIGLANYIEVFQDKVFLGQLWFTLKYVFFTVLIANGFAFFIALLLTSGGRGEQWLRTGFFTPNLIGGIVLGYLWQTLFSQVLPYMGQKYGWSLFQTSWLTSTNTAFWALVIATAWQLIGYLMIIYIAGFSGVPTDVLEAASIDGASRTATIQKVVLPLTIPAIVICVFISLSRSFLTYDINLALTKGGPFASTELATYHIVQKAFLSNQYGVGQAEAVVLFAVVAIIALTQSYLLKRLEVES, encoded by the coding sequence ATGATTAAAAAAAATTTTCTAAGGAATACGGGCACGTTTCTAGTTTTTGGGGGACCCTCCATCTTCGCCTTTATCGCTGTCATTGTAATTCCTTTCTTTGTTGGATTGTACCTGACGTTTACCAGTTGGGATGTTCGAACGGCTGACACCGCATATATTGGGCTTGCCAATTACATTGAAGTGTTTCAGGATAAAGTATTTCTCGGCCAGTTATGGTTTACGCTGAAATACGTTTTTTTTACGGTGTTGATTGCTAACGGCTTCGCCTTCTTTATTGCACTTTTGCTTACAAGCGGGGGAAGAGGAGAGCAGTGGCTGCGCACTGGTTTTTTTACCCCGAATCTGATCGGCGGTATCGTTCTCGGATATTTGTGGCAGACACTGTTTTCGCAGGTGCTTCCTTATATGGGGCAAAAATATGGCTGGTCCCTGTTCCAGACCTCGTGGTTAACAAGCACAAACACGGCGTTCTGGGCGCTCGTCATAGCGACAGCTTGGCAATTGATCGGTTATTTGATGATTATTTATATTGCTGGCTTCTCTGGTGTTCCTACGGATGTGCTGGAAGCTGCATCCATCGACGGGGCCAGCCGGACAGCGACGATTCAGAAGGTCGTGTTGCCTCTTACAATTCCAGCGATTGTCATCTGTGTTTTCATCTCGTTATCTCGGTCCTTCCTAACCTACGACATTAACCTTGCGTTAACTAAAGGTGGTCCGTTCGCCTCTACGGAGCTGGCTACCTATCATATTGTGCAAAAGGCATTTTTGTCGAACCAATATGGAGTCGGTCAGGCGGAAGCAGTTGTATTGTTTGCCGTAGTGGCGATTATTGCACTTACGCAATCATACCTGCTTAAGAGATTGGAGGTCGAATCTTAA